In Phaeobacter piscinae, one genomic interval encodes:
- a CDS encoding UDP-N-acetylglucosamine-peptide N-acetylglucosaminyltransferase → MTRRGRHELNGCLFFSDPSAAGQAAAVQSRCAEMSVYPQFRRKSKGIAARSAGDWAMNRFLGIFFQTGRNLSKTVAHSSHGGSAEGRLSMNKPLRTKHLSKSARRKLEAEAVSPVVRLKAEAGQAFVEADYKRARDLASQALMFEPDNATLHAEIASSFMQEKKYELALKHLMGALKLEPLNPKWLSAIGTILFLMDRLGDAVGFFETVYQLNPENAMNVSRLVQSQMNLCDWSVYDDQKNKLRILDNDPANGDPFTTLLYVDDGGFQKKRVVSKTKKKATISERKVTRKFDRTPVAGRKIRVGYFSCDFFNHATMFLMARHFELHDRDKFEIFIYDYSEEPDNVMRQRVLRSADCYRQIQARKDEDVAVLAREDGLDIAIDLKGYTKDARPAIFGFRVAPVQISYLGYPSTTGMPTMDYFLADAITVPKEGRRHFSEKILYMPNCYQVNDNSRQYPETRPTRADMGLPEDAVVFCSFNNHNKVSPVEFDIWMDLLKQVDNSVLWFLAASDIVRANILKEAEARGVFADRIVFAGRCSTPDHVARLSLADIFLDTFACNAHTTASEMLWSGVPVVTKPGEQFAARVAASIVSAVGCPELIAETDEEYHALALRLATQPEELQALREKLKANIATTPLYNTEQYVRDFEALIEKAILRYDNGLKPDHLSLAEGKV, encoded by the coding sequence ATGACCCGCCGGGGTCGTCATGAATTGAACGGTTGTTTATTTTTTAGCGACCCAAGTGCAGCAGGGCAAGCCGCAGCGGTGCAAAGCCGCTGTGCAGAAATGTCGGTTTATCCACAGTTCCGGCGGAAAAGTAAGGGCATTGCTGCAAGGAGTGCGGGTGACTGGGCAATGAACCGTTTCTTAGGCATTTTCTTTCAAACTGGCCGAAATTTGTCAAAAACCGTGGCGCATAGCAGTCACGGCGGATCAGCTGAGGGCAGACTCTCGATGAACAAGCCATTGCGCACCAAACATCTTTCAAAATCGGCGCGTCGCAAATTGGAGGCCGAGGCCGTATCTCCTGTGGTGCGGCTCAAGGCAGAGGCGGGCCAAGCCTTTGTCGAGGCGGATTATAAACGAGCGCGCGACTTGGCCTCGCAGGCGCTAATGTTTGAGCCGGACAATGCCACGCTGCATGCGGAGATTGCGTCAAGTTTCATGCAGGAAAAGAAATATGAACTCGCCCTGAAGCATTTGATGGGTGCGCTCAAGCTGGAACCCTTAAACCCAAAGTGGTTGAGCGCGATCGGAACCATCCTGTTTTTGATGGACAGGTTGGGCGATGCGGTGGGCTTCTTTGAGACGGTGTACCAACTGAACCCCGAAAATGCGATGAATGTTTCTCGGTTGGTACAGTCACAAATGAATCTGTGCGACTGGTCGGTCTATGACGATCAGAAAAACAAGCTGAGGATCCTAGACAATGATCCGGCCAATGGAGACCCATTCACTACACTGCTCTACGTTGACGACGGTGGCTTTCAGAAGAAACGAGTTGTTTCAAAGACAAAGAAGAAAGCGACGATCTCGGAGCGGAAGGTGACCCGCAAATTCGACCGCACGCCTGTGGCCGGTCGCAAAATCCGGGTGGGGTATTTCTCCTGTGATTTTTTCAATCACGCGACAATGTTTCTGATGGCGCGTCACTTTGAGCTGCACGACCGTGATAAATTCGAAATTTTTATCTACGACTACAGCGAAGAACCGGACAATGTGATGCGTCAGCGTGTGCTGCGCTCCGCTGACTGCTACCGGCAGATCCAAGCTCGGAAAGATGAGGACGTCGCTGTGTTGGCGCGTGAGGATGGTCTCGATATCGCCATTGATCTGAAAGGTTATACAAAAGACGCCCGCCCTGCGATCTTCGGGTTTCGCGTGGCACCGGTGCAGATTTCCTACCTGGGGTACCCGAGCACCACAGGCATGCCGACGATGGATTACTTTCTTGCTGACGCAATCACTGTCCCGAAAGAGGGGCGCCGTCATTTCTCCGAGAAGATACTCTATATGCCGAATTGTTATCAGGTGAATGACAACAGCCGGCAGTATCCCGAGACTCGGCCGACCCGGGCCGATATGGGGTTGCCGGAGGATGCGGTGGTGTTTTGCTCCTTTAACAATCACAACAAAGTTTCGCCGGTAGAATTTGATATTTGGATGGACCTGCTAAAGCAGGTGGACAACAGTGTACTGTGGTTCTTGGCTGCTTCCGATATCGTGCGCGCGAATATTCTCAAGGAAGCAGAGGCGCGGGGCGTCTTCGCGGATCGGATCGTTTTTGCCGGGCGCTGCAGCACCCCAGATCACGTAGCGCGACTGTCCTTGGCGGATATCTTCCTTGATACCTTTGCCTGTAATGCCCACACCACGGCGAGTGAGATGCTGTGGTCGGGTGTGCCTGTGGTCACGAAACCGGGGGAGCAATTCGCCGCACGTGTTGCAGCCAGCATTGTGTCGGCGGTTGGTTGCCCCGAGCTGATCGCCGAAACGGATGAGGAGTATCACGCATTGGCGTTGCGTCTGGCCACCCAGCCGGAAGAGCTTCAGGCGCTGCGTGAGAAGCTGAAGGCCAATATCGCGACGACACCGCTCTATAATACTGAACAATACGTTCGGGATTTCGAGGCGCTGATAGAAAAGGCGATCCTGCGGTATGACAACGGTTTGAAACCGGATCACCTGAGTCTCGCCGAGGGGAAGGTCTAG
- a CDS encoding fatty acid desaturase yields the protein MSQKQNGPQAAEKTARDWVKILAQYREPNMLRSLFELTVTVVPFVLLWALAWWSLSVSYWLTLGLSVLIAAFLLRLFTIQHDCGHGSFFSNRRLSDWVGRIIGVLTLTPYDVWRRTHSIHHSTHGNLGKRGMGDIHTMTVAEYRAESRWGRLMYRLYRHPVTLFAIGPGYLFFLQNRIPYGLMGQARYWISAMGTNLTIVIALAAIWYFGGLMPLLLIFVPATLLAATAGLWLFYVQHQFETTQWEQEDDWQLHDAALHGSSHYVLPPVLQWISANIGIHHVHHLYSRIPFYRLPQVLRDHAELAEGNRMTIRESLANARLHLWDENSKRLLSFAQARQLYG from the coding sequence ATGTCCCAAAAGCAAAACGGGCCGCAGGCGGCTGAGAAGACGGCGCGTGATTGGGTCAAGATCCTCGCGCAATACCGCGAGCCCAATATGCTGCGCAGCCTGTTTGAATTGACTGTCACCGTTGTGCCTTTTGTGCTGCTCTGGGCGCTGGCCTGGTGGTCGCTCTCGGTCAGCTACTGGCTGACGCTGGGCCTGTCGGTTTTGATCGCGGCCTTCCTTCTGCGGCTCTTTACCATTCAGCATGATTGCGGCCATGGCTCGTTCTTCAGCAATCGGCGGCTCAGCGACTGGGTTGGACGCATCATCGGTGTTCTGACCCTCACGCCTTATGACGTCTGGCGCCGCACCCATTCGATCCATCACAGCACCCATGGCAACCTCGGCAAACGTGGCATGGGTGATATTCACACCATGACCGTTGCAGAATACCGTGCCGAAAGCCGTTGGGGTCGTCTGATGTATCGCCTCTACCGCCATCCGGTCACCCTGTTTGCAATCGGGCCTGGTTATCTGTTTTTTCTGCAGAACCGCATACCCTATGGTCTGATGGGACAGGCTCGCTATTGGATCAGCGCGATGGGCACCAATCTTACCATCGTGATTGCGCTGGCCGCGATCTGGTATTTCGGCGGGCTGATGCCGCTTTTGCTGATCTTCGTCCCGGCGACCCTGCTTGCGGCCACCGCCGGGCTGTGGCTGTTCTATGTTCAGCACCAGTTCGAGACCACCCAGTGGGAACAGGAAGACGACTGGCAGCTGCATGACGCGGCCCTGCACGGCAGCTCACATTACGTGCTGCCACCGGTGCTGCAATGGATCAGCGCCAATATTGGCATCCACCATGTGCATCACCTCTACAGCCGCATCCCGTTTTACCGCCTGCCCCAGGTGCTGCGCGACCATGCTGAACTGGCCGAGGGCAACCGGATGACCATCCGTGAAAGCCTTGCAAATGCCCGGCTGCATCTGTGGGATGAAAACAGCAAACGCCTGTTGTCCTTCGCCCAAGCACGTCAGCTCTACGGCTGA
- the mmsB gene encoding 3-hydroxyisobutyrate dehydrogenase, whose product MNIGFIGLGNMGGPMAANLAKAGHRVTGFDMADVSIEGVTMAASAAEAASDAEVVITMLPNGQILRAVADDVIPAMSAGATLVDCSTVDVDSARLVADQAGAANLMFVDAPVSGGIGGASGGTLTFMAGGSTAAFAAAEPLFDIMGQKAVHCGDAGAGQAAKICNNMILGITMIGTCEAFALADKLGLDRQKMFDVVSTSSGYSWSMNAYCPAPGVGPHSPADNGYQPGFAAELMLKDLRLAQQAAHSADADTPMGALAQALYSMFVEEEGGAGKDFSAMLPRFEARSRHD is encoded by the coding sequence ATGAACATCGGATTTATCGGTCTTGGCAATATGGGTGGCCCGATGGCGGCCAATCTTGCCAAGGCAGGCCATCGCGTCACTGGTTTTGACATGGCGGATGTCTCCATCGAGGGGGTGACCATGGCCGCCTCCGCCGCAGAGGCCGCGAGCGACGCTGAGGTGGTGATCACCATGCTGCCCAATGGACAGATCCTGCGCGCGGTTGCGGATGACGTCATCCCCGCCATGAGCGCGGGCGCCACGCTGGTGGATTGTTCCACCGTGGATGTCGACAGCGCCCGCTTGGTGGCTGATCAGGCAGGGGCCGCCAACCTGATGTTTGTCGACGCACCGGTCTCCGGCGGTATTGGCGGCGCCTCAGGTGGCACGCTCACCTTTATGGCCGGTGGCTCGACTGCGGCCTTTGCGGCGGCGGAACCGTTGTTTGACATCATGGGTCAGAAGGCTGTGCATTGTGGCGACGCAGGCGCTGGTCAGGCGGCGAAAATCTGCAACAATATGATCCTCGGCATCACCATGATCGGCACCTGCGAAGCCTTTGCCTTGGCGGACAAACTTGGCCTCGACCGGCAGAAGATGTTTGATGTGGTCTCCACCTCTTCGGGTTACAGCTGGTCGATGAACGCCTATTGCCCCGCCCCCGGCGTCGGGCCGCACTCCCCGGCTGACAATGGCTACCAGCCTGGTTTTGCCGCAGAACTGATGCTCAAGGATCTGCGTCTGGCACAGCAGGCCGCCCATAGTGCGGATGCGGACACCCCCATGGGAGCATTGGCGCAGGCGCTCTACTCCATGTTTGTCGAGGAAGAAGGTGGCGCGGGCAAAGATTTCAGCGCCATGCTGCCCCGGTTCGAGGCGCGCAGCCGTCACGATTGA
- a CDS encoding CoA-acylating methylmalonate-semialdehyde dehydrogenase, producing MKELGHFINGKLVSGTSGRFDDVFNPATGEVQYQCPMASAAETTDAIEKAAAAQSAWGATNPQKRARVMMKMVALMNRDMDKLAEALSREHGKTIPDAKGDLQRGLEVVEYCIGAPQMLKGEFTDSAGPGIDMYSMRQPLGVVGSIMPFNFPAMMPLWHVGPALACGNAVVLKPSERDPSVPLMLAELFVEAGLPEGVFQVVNGDKEAVDTILDSEIIQGVSFVGSTPIAQYIYSRATANGKRAQCFGGAKNHMIVMPDADLDQAADALVGAGFGAAGERCMAISVAVPVGEETADKLIEKLIPRIEKLKVGPYTAGDDVDLGPVVTAASKERILGLIQSGVDQGATLVVDNRDFKLQGYEDGFFVGAHLFDHVTPDMDIYKQEIFGPVLSTVRADSYEDALKLAMDHEYGNGTAIFTRDGDTARDFASRVNIGMVGINVPIPVPLAYHTFGGWKKSMFGDLNQHGPDSFKFYTRTKTVTSRWPSGIKEGGEFNFKAMD from the coding sequence ATGAAAGAGCTCGGCCACTTTATCAACGGCAAACTGGTCTCCGGCACTTCGGGCCGGTTTGACGATGTTTTCAACCCCGCAACCGGCGAGGTGCAGTATCAGTGCCCGATGGCCAGCGCTGCGGAAACCACCGACGCGATCGAAAAGGCCGCCGCAGCGCAGTCCGCGTGGGGCGCCACCAACCCGCAGAAACGCGCCCGCGTGATGATGAAAATGGTCGCGCTGATGAACCGCGACATGGACAAGCTGGCCGAGGCGCTCTCCCGCGAGCACGGCAAGACCATTCCGGATGCCAAGGGCGATTTGCAGCGCGGTCTGGAAGTGGTCGAATATTGCATCGGCGCACCGCAGATGCTGAAAGGCGAGTTCACCGACAGCGCTGGCCCCGGCATCGACATGTATTCCATGCGCCAGCCCCTGGGTGTTGTTGGTTCCATCATGCCCTTCAACTTCCCCGCCATGATGCCGCTGTGGCATGTCGGCCCGGCCCTGGCCTGCGGCAACGCCGTGGTGCTGAAACCGTCTGAGCGTGATCCCTCCGTGCCGCTGATGCTGGCGGAGCTGTTTGTTGAGGCCGGTCTGCCCGAAGGTGTGTTCCAGGTCGTGAACGGCGACAAGGAAGCCGTTGACACCATTCTGGACAGCGAGATCATTCAGGGCGTGTCCTTTGTCGGCTCCACCCCGATTGCGCAGTACATCTACTCCCGCGCCACCGCCAACGGCAAGCGCGCGCAGTGTTTCGGTGGCGCCAAGAACCACATGATCGTGATGCCTGACGCCGATCTGGACCAGGCCGCAGACGCCTTGGTTGGCGCTGGTTTCGGCGCGGCTGGCGAACGCTGCATGGCGATTTCCGTGGCCGTTCCCGTCGGTGAAGAAACCGCCGACAAGCTGATCGAGAAGCTGATCCCGCGCATCGAAAAGCTGAAAGTCGGCCCCTACACCGCAGGCGACGACGTCGACCTCGGCCCGGTTGTGACCGCTGCATCCAAAGAGCGGATCCTGGGCCTGATCCAGTCCGGTGTGGATCAGGGTGCGACGCTGGTGGTTGATAACCGCGACTTCAAACTGCAGGGCTACGAGGATGGCTTCTTCGTCGGTGCACATCTGTTTGACCATGTCACCCCGGACATGGACATCTACAAGCAGGAGATCTTTGGCCCGGTTCTGTCCACCGTGCGTGCAGACAGCTATGAGGACGCGCTGAAGCTGGCGATGGACCACGAATACGGCAACGGCACCGCGATCTTTACCCGTGATGGCGACACCGCGCGCGACTTCGCGTCCCGCGTCAACATCGGCATGGTCGGTATCAACGTGCCAATCCCCGTGCCGCTGGCCTATCACACCTTTGGCGGCTGGAAGAAATCCATGTTTGGCGACCTGAACCAGCACGGCCCGGACAGCTTCAAGTTCTACACCCGCACCAAGACCGTGACCTCCCGCTGGCCCTCGGGCATCAAAGAAGGTGGCGAGTTCAACTTCAAGGCGATGGACTGA
- a CDS encoding L,D-transpeptidase, translating to MSKLHMTRRAALSGLGATLATPTLLRAQSSDAFPVEEPKIETEIPVKRNISSFQQQAWQDHFDELGVGCMLADITSRALHYWGGDGVTYRLFPSSVPMTEELTKRGYTKVVRKAKNPSWTPTASMRERDPSLPLRMDGGPGNPLGTRAMYLSWPAYLVHGTHDTRKIGRQSSSGCIGLYNQHVEALYEMVEVGTQVRLL from the coding sequence ATGAGCAAACTTCACATGACCCGCCGTGCCGCCCTGTCCGGGCTTGGCGCCACATTGGCAACCCCGACCCTGCTTCGCGCGCAATCCAGCGACGCCTTCCCGGTGGAAGAGCCAAAGATCGAGACAGAAATTCCCGTCAAACGCAACATTTCCTCATTCCAGCAGCAGGCCTGGCAGGATCATTTTGACGAGCTGGGTGTGGGTTGTATGCTGGCCGATATCACCTCGCGCGCACTGCACTACTGGGGTGGCGATGGGGTCACTTACCGTTTGTTCCCCTCCTCCGTTCCAATGACCGAGGAATTGACCAAACGCGGTTACACCAAGGTCGTGCGCAAGGCCAAGAACCCAAGCTGGACCCCGACAGCCTCAATGCGCGAACGCGACCCCTCGCTGCCTTTGCGGATGGATGGCGGTCCCGGCAACCCGTTAGGCACCCGCGCCATGTACCTCAGCTGGCCCGCTTATCTGGTGCACGGTACCCATGACACCCGCAAGATCGGTCGCCAAAGCAGCTCCGGCTGTATCGGCCTCTATAATCAGCACGTCGAAGCGCTCTATGAAATGGTGGAGGTCGGCACCCAGGTCCGCCTGCTCTAG
- a CDS encoding LysR family transcriptional regulator has product MDPQWDDMRVFLAVARESSLSGAGRILKMDPATVGRRISRFEEALDTPLFVKSPQGYALSAAGDRLLGHAEAAEQAMRAGQEALVGPSDTLSGQIRIGAPDGSANYLLPQVCARIGAENPDLDIQIVALPRVINLSRREADMAVTVSAPTAGQLLVQKITDYKLHLVGSRHYLREHPPIKTLEDLKHHKMIGYIPDMIFDRELDYLNNLGVERVALASNSVSVQIKLAAEGTALCVAHDFTLPSHRSLRKVLTDKISLSRSFYLVRHQGDQRSDRLNRFAQALSKGIRDEVVRLEGLT; this is encoded by the coding sequence ATGGATCCACAATGGGATGACATGCGGGTGTTCCTGGCAGTGGCGCGGGAGAGCAGCCTGTCGGGGGCGGGGCGGATCCTGAAAATGGACCCGGCCACAGTGGGTCGGCGGATCTCGCGCTTTGAAGAGGCGCTGGATACGCCACTGTTTGTGAAATCACCGCAGGGCTATGCGCTGAGCGCCGCCGGGGACCGTCTGTTGGGTCATGCAGAGGCGGCAGAACAGGCGATGCGCGCGGGGCAGGAGGCGCTGGTCGGTCCCAGCGACACACTGTCCGGGCAGATCCGTATCGGGGCACCGGATGGCAGTGCCAATTATCTGCTACCGCAGGTCTGCGCCAGGATCGGTGCTGAGAACCCGGATCTGGATATACAGATCGTTGCTCTGCCGCGGGTCATCAACCTCAGCCGTCGCGAGGCCGATATGGCGGTCACGGTCAGCGCGCCCACAGCAGGTCAGTTGCTGGTGCAAAAGATCACCGACTACAAACTGCACCTGGTGGGGTCGCGTCACTATCTGCGCGAGCATCCGCCGATCAAGACGCTGGAGGATCTGAAGCACCATAAGATGATCGGCTATATCCCCGATATGATCTTTGATCGCGAGTTGGATTACCTCAACAACCTCGGGGTCGAGCGGGTGGCGCTGGCCTCCAATTCGGTGTCAGTGCAGATCAAACTGGCGGCGGAGGGCACCGCGCTCTGCGTCGCACATGATTTCACGCTGCCGTCGCATCGGTCCCTGCGCAAAGTGCTGACTGACAAAATCAGCCTCAGCCGCAGTTTCTATCTGGTGCGTCATCAGGGCGATCAGCGCAGCGACCGGCTCAATCGCTTTGCGCAGGCGTTGTCAAAAGGCATACGCGACGAAGTGGTCCGGCTGGAAGGCTTGACTTGA
- a CDS encoding acyl-CoA dehydrogenase family protein, which translates to MDFALTEEQTAIFDMAFAFGQEHIAPFARQWEAEGTIPKSLWPQIGELGFGALYVSEETGGAGLSRLDATLVFEALSMACPSVAAFLSIHNMCAKMLDSFASDEMKARIMPDILSMKTVLSYCLTEPGSGSDAAALKTRAAKTNEGYTLNGTKAFISGGGYSDAYVCMVRSGEDGPKGVSTVYVEDGTEGLSFGGLEDKMGWKSQPTAQVQFDDCKIPADNLVGEEGKGFTYAMKGLDGGRLNIASCSLGAAQQALTMTLQYMSERKAFGKSIDQFQGLQFRLADMEIELQAARVFLRQAAWKLDQGAPDASKHCAMAKKFVTEAGSKVVDQCLQLHGGYGYLADYGIEKLVRDLRVHQILEGTNEIMRVITARHLLAENH; encoded by the coding sequence GTGGATTTCGCATTGACCGAGGAACAGACCGCCATTTTCGATATGGCTTTCGCCTTTGGACAGGAGCATATCGCCCCCTTCGCCCGCCAGTGGGAGGCTGAAGGCACCATCCCGAAATCACTCTGGCCGCAGATCGGTGAGCTGGGCTTTGGCGCGCTTTATGTCTCTGAGGAGACCGGCGGCGCGGGTCTGTCGCGGCTGGATGCCACCTTGGTGTTTGAAGCGCTGTCGATGGCCTGCCCGTCGGTGGCCGCTTTCCTGTCGATCCACAATATGTGCGCCAAGATGCTCGACAGTTTTGCCAGTGACGAGATGAAGGCGCGGATCATGCCGGACATCCTGTCGATGAAGACCGTGCTCAGCTACTGTCTCACGGAACCCGGTTCCGGCTCTGATGCTGCCGCGCTGAAAACCCGCGCCGCCAAAACCAACGAGGGCTACACCCTTAACGGGACCAAGGCGTTCATTTCCGGCGGCGGCTATTCCGACGCCTATGTCTGCATGGTCCGCAGCGGCGAGGACGGCCCCAAAGGTGTCTCCACAGTCTACGTCGAGGATGGCACCGAAGGTCTCAGTTTTGGCGGGCTCGAGGATAAAATGGGCTGGAAGAGCCAGCCCACAGCCCAGGTTCAATTCGACGATTGCAAAATCCCCGCAGACAATCTGGTCGGAGAAGAGGGCAAAGGCTTCACCTACGCGATGAAAGGTCTCGATGGTGGACGTCTGAACATCGCCTCCTGCTCCCTTGGCGCGGCCCAGCAGGCGCTGACGATGACGCTGCAATATATGTCCGAGCGCAAGGCGTTTGGTAAATCCATTGATCAGTTTCAGGGACTGCAATTCCGCCTTGCGGATATGGAGATCGAACTTCAGGCAGCCCGCGTGTTCCTACGTCAGGCGGCGTGGAAACTGGATCAGGGCGCGCCGGATGCGTCCAAACACTGCGCCATGGCAAAGAAATTTGTCACCGAAGCCGGATCCAAAGTGGTCGACCAATGTCTGCAGCTGCATGGTGGTTACGGCTATCTTGCGGACTATGGGATCGAAAAACTGGTGCGTGATCTGCGCGTCCATCAGATCCTTGAGGGCACCAATGAGATCATGCGTGTGATCACCGCGCGCCATCTTCTGGCCGAAAACCACTGA
- a CDS encoding enoyl-CoA hydratase/isomerase family protein, with amino-acid sequence MSDIDIRVTGRAGRITLTRSKALNALSYDMCLAVDAALKAWAKDDAVDLVVMDAEGEKAFCAGGDIAELYQTGTSGDYDYGRRFWRDEYRMNARIFEYPKPVVSFLQGFVMGGGVGLGCHGTHRVVGDSTKIAMPEVGIGLIPDVGGTLMLALAPGRLGEYLGLTGARMSAADAIYAGFADHYIPETRWPELIAELEHSGRADLLADAAEPVPDGRLEALRDTIDHSFAGETLGDILTTLDQDNSTFADETLKTLRRNAPLSMAATVELLHRLRLGNMGIRKALELEYRFTHRAMEKGDFLEGIRAQIIDKDRQPKWQYADGTVPATAVSQMLMPLATQTLQFEEENT; translated from the coding sequence ATGAGCGATATTGATATCCGCGTCACCGGCCGCGCCGGGCGGATCACCCTCACCCGCAGCAAGGCCCTTAACGCGCTGAGCTATGACATGTGCTTGGCCGTCGACGCCGCGCTAAAGGCCTGGGCCAAGGACGACGCTGTTGATCTGGTGGTGATGGACGCCGAGGGCGAGAAAGCCTTCTGTGCGGGCGGTGACATTGCCGAGCTGTACCAGACCGGCACCAGTGGCGATTATGACTATGGTCGCCGGTTCTGGCGCGATGAATACCGGATGAATGCGCGGATCTTCGAATACCCCAAACCGGTGGTGAGCTTCCTGCAGGGGTTTGTCATGGGCGGCGGTGTTGGTCTTGGCTGCCACGGCACCCATCGCGTTGTTGGCGACAGCACAAAGATCGCCATGCCCGAGGTTGGCATCGGCCTTATCCCGGATGTTGGCGGTACCTTGATGCTGGCCCTGGCGCCAGGGCGGCTGGGGGAATACCTTGGCCTCACAGGGGCGCGTATGTCTGCGGCGGACGCGATTTACGCAGGCTTTGCGGACCACTACATCCCCGAAACCCGCTGGCCCGAGCTGATTGCAGAACTGGAACACTCAGGCCGCGCAGATCTGCTTGCGGACGCCGCAGAACCCGTTCCCGACGGCCGCCTGGAGGCGCTGCGCGACACCATCGACCACAGCTTCGCCGGGGAGACTTTGGGTGATATTCTGACCACACTTGATCAGGACAACAGCACCTTCGCCGATGAGACGCTGAAAACCCTGCGCCGCAACGCCCCGCTGTCGATGGCCGCCACAGTTGAGCTGCTGCACCGGCTGCGCCTTGGCAATATGGGCATCCGCAAGGCGCTTGAACTGGAATACCGCTTCACCCATCGTGCGATGGAGAAAGGCGACTTTCTGGAAGGCATCCGCGCCCAGATCATCGACAAGGACCGGCAGCCCAAATGGCAATATGCCGACGGCACGGTGCCTGCCACGGCGGTCAGCCAGATGCTGATGCCGCTGGCGACGCAGACGCTGCAGTTTGAGGAGGAGAACACATGA